A segment of the Fusobacterium ulcerans genome:
TGCAGTCATCAAGAGCTTTTTTCCCATATTTAACAAGGGGCTCCTGACATAGTTTTGATAGAGTTACTCCTAGAGCATTTGAATGATTCAAAGATTTACCCCTAGAAGAAAATTCAGGCTCATATCCCTTTGCCATAGTATCTCCAATTCCTGCCCACAGATACCTCTCTGGAGCTTCTGTAATTATTTTTGTGCTGATGAAAGTGTGTTCTGCTGGTGCAAATCTCCAGTATAGATTTTTAAAAGACCCATTTTCATTATACATTGCACAAACTGAAGTAACAGAAGCACAAGTTGAAGATATAGTTGGAAAAGTGAAAAGAGGCTTTTTTAATTGTCCAGTAAGACATTTACAGGTATCAATAGCTTTTCCACCTCCAAAGACAAAAACCATATCAGCTTCTATAACTGATTTTTCCTGTTTCAGTTTTTCAATATTCTCATAACATGCCTCCCCGCCAAACCAAAGAGTATCAATAACTTCAAGAGTGCTGTTTTTAATCGCCTCTTTTACTATATCGCTGGCTTTGGACAAAGCTGTTTTTCCTCCTATAAAGACTACTTTTTTCCCATATGCTTCACAAATAGAAGGAACTTCTGTGTAAGGGTTTTCTCCAATGCTGTAATTTGGTAAAAATATATTTTTTGTTTCCATTTAAATTTCTCCTTTATATTTTAGTTTTGTATGATAATTTCTATTTAGCAAAAGCCTGTTTCCCTTTTACAACTACTGTAAAATTATTTTCAGCTGCATATTTTTTATTTTTATAGACTCCAACTGTTAAAAATGGAATGATGATAATTGCAATTCCTAAGTATCCACAATACCCATATCCATATTTTATGATTTTGCTAAGTCCTATCATTGATACACTCATAGATATAATCATACAGAAACTTGAAGTTATAATTCTTCTTATGATTGGTTTTTCAATTTTTTCCATAATTTTTATAGAAGAGAATCTTGAAACAAATCCATATATAGTAGTTACACCAGTTGAGATGAAACATAACAGCAAAGCAATATTATAGAACCAGTACAAAATATTAGTATCTAACTGCTGACAGATAT
Coding sequences within it:
- a CDS encoding iron-containing alcohol dehydrogenase family protein; this encodes METKNIFLPNYSIGENPYTEVPSICEAYGKKVVFIGGKTALSKASDIVKEAIKNSTLEVIDTLWFGGEACYENIEKLKQEKSVIEADMVFVFGGGKAIDTCKCLTGQLKKPLFTFPTISSTCASVTSVCAMYNENGSFKNLYWRFAPAEHTFISTKIITEAPERYLWAGIGDTMAKGYEPEFSSRGKSLNHSNALGVTLSKLCQEPLVKYGKKALDDCKADRVSTELEETILAIIVTTGIVSNYVINDYNSSIAHALCYGFSTIHHVEVSHLHGEIVSYGVLVLLMVDGKTDEINRIMPFYKSIGLPVSYKNLDTSEKEMEGVIQKAVDVPDLNVSAFPVTKEIIWEAVRKLEAYEK